ATTTTTCCCGAAAGAAAATAACCGACGCTGGTACCACCCATAATGGCGTCGTATAGGCCAGCACCGCCGATTTTCCTGCCGGAAGATAACTCATCGCAATACAACCCAGCGCGGTAAATGCCATCATCTGCAATACCCCCACGCTGATGATAATCGGAAACTCATTGCGGCCGGGGATACGTATTTTTCCGGTGGAATATTGCAATAAAAATAGCACCAGCGCGCTACTGGAAAAACGTAATGTAGAAAACCACAGCGGCGTGATATGTGAAAGACCGGCTTTCATCACTGGCCAGTTACATCCCCATAAAATGATAGCCACCACCAGCAAAATGATGCCTTTGGTTTTGTTTGCATTGTCAGTCATAAATTAATTCGGATGAGGAAAAGGGTTAGCAGATAAATAGCATTATCAAGCCCGCCAATTCAATTTTAGCGATGGCAGGAAAGCACGGTTTTGCCCCCCATCACGCCACACAAGCGCAGAAATCGTAACCATATGAATTTATTGAACTTAAATTCAATAGTCATGCAAAAAACCTGTTTCATCAGCTGTCGTCACACAATTTTATTTCTTCCATACAGGTAAAAACGAAACTTTAGTCAGTGAGATGGCCAATCCATTAAAATTAATTAGAAAAAATCAGGTTAAAACGAAATGTGAAAAACCCATTCGCCAGGTTATTGTTATTCCGTCACCACGATTAACAGCGCTGAAAAATTAATGGCGTGCCAATTTATTTCCCGGAGATAAACAATGAATCTTGAAAAGTTCCCCCGCTATCCTCTGACATTTGGTCCGTCGCCGATTACACCGATGAAACGTTTGAGTGCTGAACTGGGCGGGAAAGTGGAAATTTATGCTAAGCGCGAGGACTGCAACAGCGGACTGGCATTTGGCGGCAACAAAACGCGCAAAATGGAGTACCTGATCCCCGAAGCGCTGGCTCAGGGCTGTGACACCCTGGTATCGATTGGTGGCGTTCAGTCTAACCAGACCCGTCAGGTTGCCGCCGTGGCCGCACACCTCGGTATGAAATGTGTGCTGGTGCAGGAAAACTGGGTTAACTACTCCGATGCCGTCTATGACCGCGTAGGTAACATTGAGCTTTCCCGCATCATGGGTGCGGATGTGCGTCTCGATTCTGCGGGTTTTGATATCGGTATCCGCGAAAGCTGGAAACAGGCGATGGAAGAAGCCGCAGAAAACGGCGGCAAACCGTTCCCGATTCCGGCGGGCTGCTCGGAACATCCGTACGGTGGCCTCGGTTTTGTTGGTTTTGCCGAAGAAGTGCGCCAGCAGGAAAAAGAACTGGGCTTCAAATTTGATTACATCGTGGTGTGCTCAGTCACCGGCAGTACCCAGGCAGGCATGGTGGTGGGCTTTGCGGCTGATGGACGTGCACGTAACGTTATCGGTATCGATGCCTCGGCAAAACCGGCACAAACCAAAGCGCAGATCCTGCGTATTGCGCAGAACACCGCCAACCTGGTGGAGCTGGGACGCGAAATCACTGAAGAAGACGTGGTGCTGGATACCCGCTATGGCGGCCCGGAATACGGCTTACCCAGCGAAGGCACGCTGGAAGCGATTCGTCTGTGCGCCCGTACCGAAGGGGTACTGACCGATCCGGTTTATGAAGGCAAATCCATGCAGGGCATGATTGATATGGTGCGTAACGGCGAATTCCCGGAAGGCTCCAAAGTGCTGTATGCCCATCTCGGTGGTGCGCCAGCCCTCAGCGCCTATAGCTATATTTTCCGCAATGGCTGATTGATCGTCAGATAGCAGGAAAACGTTGCCCGGCCTTCCCTGCCGGGCAACGTTGTTTAACGGAACTGCAATGCGAAATCGTCACGACATTGCTGGTCAAGCTGGTGCAGTTCCTGACGCAGAAAGACAAAAAAGGTATCCAGTATCGCCGTTCGTGGCATACCCATTTCGGTCTGAAGTTGCAGGCTGCGCTGACTGAGCTGGTCGCGGTTGATGGATTTTATGATCAGGCCATCTTTACGCGCGCTATACATGATGGAGTAATGGCTGCTGACGCTGATCGCCTGCGGGGTTTTGCAGACAAACTCATACAAGGTTGAGAAATGGTTACTGGTGAATATCGGGTCGATAAACACGTTATTCATGCGACAGGAGAGATCAAACAGCTGTCGAATGGTAGCCGACTGATCCGGCAGCACCACCGGCCAATCGTTGAGATCGGCCAGCTGAATATCGCGTGCTGCCAGCGGATGGTCAGCCTTCATAAACACCAGCACCGGCGAGGGAAATGAAGCCAGCACCTCAACCCCGGTCTCGGGCGAAAGACTGAATTTTATCCCCAAATCACACTCACCGTTACGAATCAAATCCGGTACCTGGCGGGCGGTGCCTACCGTCAGCACAAAACTGACGCGCGGATGCAGCAGACGAAACTTAGCCATCAGATTCGGCAACAGATTAAACGCCAGCCCGTCGGTGCAAACCACCCGAATGGTGGTTTGATCAGCGGCTTTGATCCCCTTCAGCTCGGCCATTGCCAGTTCCATATCCGCCATACTGCGGCGCACATGATTTGCCAGAATATGACCGGCATCGTTGAGCTGCATCCCGCGCGGGCTGCGTTCGAACAGCGTCATGCCCAGACGCGATTCCAGCCGCTGAATATGGCGGCTGATGGCAGAGATGGCGACAAACAGTTGCTGGCTGGCGGCGCTGATCGAACCGGTGGTCGCCACCGCCATAAAGTAACGAATTTCGTTGTTATGCACTGCGGGCCTCCGTTTTATCAGCCACCACGGGTTTGCATCACCTCCCGCCCTTCTTCAGCCAGATCCCAGAACAGGCCGGTCATCAGTTGCAGTGCTTCGCAACTGAGGTCAGCGAGCAGATGTTCATCGGGGGCGTGTTGAGAACAAGCAGGATAGGAATGCGGTAGCCACAATGTCGGCACATTAAAGGTTTCTAGGAAGCATGCGTTGGGTAAGCCACCACCGAAGTTAGGCAGTACCGCTGCCTTTTTCCCCAGCGAACGCTGGATGGAGGCAACGCTCCAGCTTACCCAGGCATCATCGGGATCAATGCGCGTGGCCTTAAAGCAGTTAACCGGGTCGACAATTGCCACGTCACTGAATCCATGCTGATCGAGATGACGGCGGATATGGCTGGCAAAGTTATCGACATCGCTACCTGGCACGTAGCGCATATGGCAGTGCGCTACGGCCGCCGGGGGAATGGCATGCGCCGGTTTATCCGGCGTGCCGCTGGTTAACGCCAGCGTCTCCAGCGTATTCCAGCCATAGAGTTTTTCTGCCGCACTCAGCCCCGGCTCGCCCCACTCCGGCGCGATTTGCGGATCTCCCGGTGCGTTGCCCAGTTCCAGGTCACTGAGATGATGACGAATAGTGGCTGACAGCGGCGGCGGCAGCAGTTCCGGCAACAAAATACGTCCGTTGGCATCCACCAGACAGCCAATCGCATGCGCCAGCCGGATGCCGGGATTGCTGAGGAGTCCGCCCCAATTCCCCGAGTGATGCGCGCCGTCACGCAATTTGATCACCAGCGAGAAGTTGAACACGCCACGTGAGCCGAGGAACAGGGTTGGACGCTGCGCCGTAACGCGTGGACCATCCGAGGCAATAAATAAATCTGCCGCCAGCCAGTCGCGGTACTGCTGGCAAACCTGATCCAGCCCCGGAGACCCGGCTTCCTCACCCATCTCCAGAATCAATTTAACGTTATAACCCAGCCGCCCGTTACGCGCTTTCAGCACCAGCGCCAGCGCGGCCAGGTTGATGCTGTGCTGGCCTTTGTTATCGGCGGTGCCACGGCCATACCAGCGGTTGCCCTCAGCGTGCAGCTCCCAGGGCGACAGACCGCTGCGCCAGTTGTCTTCATCGCCAGGTACCACATCCCCGTGGCCATAACTGAGCAGGGTAAAGTCCGCATCGTCTTCCAGTCGACGAGCCAGCAGAAACGGCCCTTTTCCGGCCTCGGGATTTGCCACTATCAGGCAGCTGAACCCCATTCCTGCAAGATAAGGGATCATTTCTTCTTCCAGATACGCCATCAGCGTAGCCGCCTGCTGTGGATTTTGGCTTTCGGTACGGTACGCGATGCGACGATTTAGCGTTTCACGAAACTCGCCGGAGTGGAAATAGTCCAGCGCAGCTTGCAGGGCGCTTTCACGAGTCATGTTTTGCTCCTTTCAATCATTGTCGGACTGCCCTGTTCAGTTGAGGGTAATTTCCGGGATGCCCAGCCCAGGTTCAGGCGTCATTACCGAGGCCAGCAACGCCCGGGTATACGGATGTTGTGGCCGGCTGAAAATCTGTTCGCGTGTGCCCTGCTCAACGATTTTGCCTTTACGCATCACCGCCACATGGTCAACAAGATGCTCAACCACCGACAGGTTGTGGCTGATAAACAAATAGGTCAGCGAAAACTCCTGCTTCAGCGCCAGCAACAGATTGAGAATCTGCGCCTGTACCGAAACATCCAGCGCTGACGTTGGCTCATCACAAATCAAAATCTCCGGGCGCAGGATCAGCGCCCTGGCTATCGCCACACGCTGACGCTGCCCACCGGAAAGCTGGCCCGGATACTGACTGTGGGTGCGCGACGGCATGCCCACCATATCCAGCATCTCACGCACCTGTTTTTTGCGTTCCGCCGGGGTGCCAATGTTATGCAACCGCAATGCCACTTCCACCACATCGGAAACCGTGCGCCTTGGATTGAGTGAAGAGAAAGGATCCTGAAAAATCGGCTGGATGCGGGCGCTCATTTTACGGCGATCCACCGCATCAACCTCGCGCCCTTCAATCAGCACGTTGCCTGATGTGGGGGGCAGTAACCCCAGCAACATTTTCGCCAGCGTGCTTTTTCCACAACCCGATTCGCCCACCAGCCCCATGGTTTCACCACGCCGGATGCGCAGTGAAATATTATCCACAGCGAGGATCTCCGCCGGGGGCTTGAATAAGCCGCGATTAAGGCGAAAGCTGCGACTCAGCGCGCACAGTTCAAGGGCGATATCTTCATTACCGGCAATATGCGGCAGCACCGGGAACGCGGTGTTTATTTCTGTCATACCCCCTCCCCGACAGCGATGGGGCGCACACAGCGCACCCGATGTTGTGCGTTGACTGACTGATAAGGCGGCGTTTCGCTACAGCCTTCCTGACACTGATTGCAACGGTTGCGGAAAGCACAGCCGTGCTGCGGTCCGGTCAGATTGGGCACCACGCCGGGGATGGTTTGTAATGGCTGGCCCGGTAAGGTGCGACCGGATACCGGAATACATCCCAGCAAGCCACGCGTGTAGGGATGCTGGGGTTGATGAAACAGATCATTGACCGGTGCCGTCTCGACGATCTGACCGGCATACATCACCGCCACACGATCGGCAATGCGGGCCACCACGCCTAAATCGTGGGTGATAAAGATCACCGCCATTCCCATTTCCTGTTGCAGCTCGCGCAGCAGACGCAGGATTTGCGCCTGGATGGTGACATCCAGCGCAGTGGTGGGTTCATCGGCAATAATTAAATCCGGACCACACATCAGCGACATGGCAATCATGATGCGCTGACGCAGCCCGCCGGAAAGCTGATGGGGATACTGTTTCAGGCGATCCGCCGCCATCGGAATCCCGACGCGCTCCATCAGGTAAACCGCCCGGTCACGCGCTTCGGCACGGGAAACCTTGCGATGCGCCAGCAGGGTTTCGCATAACTGCTCGCCGAGGGTATATGAGGGATTGAGCGAGGTCATCGGCTCCTGAAAAATCATCGACATTTCATTACCGCGCAGCGTGGCGCGTTCGCGTCGCCCGAGAGACAGCAGGTTGGTGTCTTTGAAGCGCATACTGTCGGCCTGACGCTGGGCATTGCGTGGCAGCAGATCCATCAATGCCAGCGAGGTCATTGATTTACCGCAACCGGATTCACCCACCAGGCAAAGCATTTCCCCGCGCTGCACACTGAAATCAATGCCGCGTACCGCATGCAGGGTGCCGCGCGGTGTCTTGAGATTCACCTGCAAGTTTTTGACTTCCAGCAGGGGTGTGTCGGTAGTGATGTGACTCATGGCCTGACCTCCTTAATTACGCCCATCTAACGCCGTGATATCGCGCAGACCATCACCGACCAGATTGATGCTAAGCACCAGCAATGCCAGCACCACGCCGGGGATCAAAATCACCCAGGGTTGGAAGAACATATAGGCTTTACCTTCCGCCACCATCAGGCCCCATGAAGGCATCGGCGGCTGCACACCCAGGCCGAGGAAGGAGAGCGTGGCTTCCAGCAGGATGGCGTGAGCAATCTCCAGCGTCACCACCACGGTGAGTGGCCCGAGCAGATTCGGCAGAATTTCGCGCAGCATAATAAACCACGAGGAAGCGCCCAGCGTTTGGGCTGCCGCAATGAATTCTGCCTCTCGCAGTTGCCGCGTGACCGAACGTGAAACGATAAGAAAGCGATCCCAGAGCAGCAGGCCGAGCAGGACAATCACCACTTTTACCGACCCGCCAATCAGCGAGGCCAGCGCCAGCGCCACCAGGATCACCGGCATCGCCAGCCGTACCGTGAGAATGTAACTGACCAGCGCATCCACCCGGCCACCGAAGTAACCCGCCAGAATGCCGAGGGTGATACCGATAAAGCCGGATAACATCACCGACACCAGCCCGATGGTCAGCGACACGCGCGCGCCATACAGCAGGCGGCTGAAGTAATCGCGTCCGAGTTTGTCGGTGCCCAGCAGGTGATCCCAGTGACCTTTTTCAAACCACACCGGCGGTATCAGCCGGTTGCTGACGTCCTGGGCATAGGGGTCATGTGGGCTGATCAGCGGTGCCAGAATCGCCAGCACCACGATAACGCCGAGGATAACCACGCCCAGCGTCATACTGTGATGACCGAGCAGCCGCCGGAACACACGCTGCCAGGGAGACGGTTCGGGCAACAGACCGGATTCCGGACTCATGCTGTTTTTCATTGTTCCTGCCATTGATGTTTTCATGGAAGCCCCTTATTTGCTGCGCAGACGCGGATCCAGCACCGCATTGAGCACATCCGCCAGAAATGTCAGCCCGATATAAAAGATGGCGATGATCAGCACGATGGCCTGCACCACCGGAAAGTCATTACGCGAGATGGAGTCCCAGGCCAGCTGGCCCAGCCCCTGTAAAGAGAAAACGGATTCGATCACCACCGAACCACCGAGCATAAAACCCAGCTCGACCGTCGCCAGCGCCACCACCGGGATGATGGCGTTGCGCAGGCCGTGTTTCACCACCACTTTGAAAGCGCTCAATCCTTTGGCATGGGCAGTGCGAATGTAATCCGCGCCCAGCACATCCAGCATGCCGGAGCGTGTCAGACGCATCAGCGATGGCATGGCGTAGTAGCCCAGCGCCACTGCGGGCAGGACAAAATGTTGCCAGCTGCCGTTACCGGCGACCGGGAGCCACTTCAGCCCCACCGCAAATATCAGGATCAGCACCAGCGCGAACCAGAAATTGGGGATGGCCTGACCCAGTACCGAGATAAACATGGCGCAACGATCCACCCAGCTATCACGGAACACCGCCGCCAGTACTCCGAGCGGAATCGCCACCACCAGCGCCAGCAACAGCGCGACGCCACCCAGCTGGAGCGTAACCGGCATGCGCTGCCCGACCAGTTCCATCACGGTATTTTCAAAATAGAATGAGCGCCCAAAATCCAGGTGCAGTGCCGACCAGAACCAGTGCGAAAATTGCGTCACCAGCGGCTGGTCCAGCCCGTTCTGAACGCGGATTTGTTCGACGGTTTCCGCACTGGCGTCCGGCCCGGCGATGGCTATCGCCAGATCACCCGACAGATGCAGCAGGGAAAAACTGACCACCGCCACGGTGAACAGCACAGCCAGCGCCACCAGCAATCGATGAAAGATAAAGCGCAACATGGGTTCGCTCCTTATTGGCGTGGTATCCGGGAGCAACAGCCGCAGCCCCCGGCCATTGACTATTTCCAGCTGGCCTGCGCAAAGCGCGGCAGTTCATCTGGCCAATCCTGGAAATTCAGTTCCGAGTTAAAGGCATAATTCGTCGAGTAGGAGAACAACGGGGCCATATAGGCCTGGGAAGAGATGCGTCCCAGCGCGGCGGCATATTGTTCGCTGCGCTGCTGCGCATCCACTGTGGCATCAGCTTTTTGCAGCATCGCGGTCAGCTCGCTGTCCTTCCAGATATCGCTGCCTTTGCCGCCAAAATAGGGGGTGGTAAACGCCGAGACATCGTTGATAGAAAACGATCCCCAGGTGTTGAATGCCATCGGTGCCTGGCCTGAGCTGAGGGCGGTTGCCATGACCGGATACTGGACGAAGTGCAGACGGGCGCGGATGCCCACTTTACGCAGATCGCCGATGATGGCTTCAGCATAGTCACGCTCGCGATAGGCCCACAGATCGGTATCGAAACCATTCGGGTAACCCGCTTCCGCCAGTAACTGTTTGGCTTTGGCCGGATCATAGTTGTAGTGCGTGACCTGGCTGTCATTACAGGCCACCTGGGCACGGAAGCAGGCGGTGTAGACCGGCTTACTGCCGCCCCGCACCAGGTTATCAACAATCCCCTGGCGGTTGATGGCGTAGTTGATGGCCTGACGCACACGCAGATCCTTCATCGGCACCCCTTCCGGGCCGCTGGCATTGGTGTTCAGGGCGAGGAAGCCAACACGCATGGTTTCACCACTTTTCACCGCGATGTTCGGCATGGTGGACAGTGGTTCGACCTGGTCAGCTGCCACGCGCCAGATCCAGTCCACCTGGCCGGTCATCAGTTGGGCAACACGGGCTTCCGGATCGCGGATCACGACAAAATTGATCTTACCAATCTTCGGCTGTCCAACCGGGCTTTCTTTGAAGTAGTCCGGGTTTTTCACCATATCGACGCCCTGACCGGGGATCACTTTAACAATGCGGTAAGGTCCGGTACCGATCGGCGCTTTACTGAAACCTTCGAGTTTCACCTGCTGGAAATATTTTGCCGGATAGATTGGCGTTGGCCCGGAGAGATATTCCAGTGCTGCCGGGAAAGGTTTTTTCAGATGCAGACGTACGGTGTAGTCATCCACTTTCTCGACATGATCGATCCAGTCAACGCTCTGCGGTACCACGGATGCCGTGCCGGGGCCGGCAATATTCTGGAAGGTGTAAACCACATCGTCGGCGGTGAAGGGATCGCCATTGTGGAATTTCACGTCCTTGCGCAGATGCAACAACAGCGAGGTGGGGGATTCCCATTTCCAGTCTGATGCCAGTTCGGGTTTATACTCCCCGCTTTGCGGATCGCGATAAATCAGGGTGTCCCACACCATGTGCGCCAGAATCACCCCTTCGCGCAGGTTGTTATGGTAAGGGCTGATGTTTTCCACCTCATTATCAGAGGCATACACCAGGGTATCATTCTGTTTTCCTGCATAGCTGTAAGAAGCGCAGCCTAATAACAATGCGGTTAAAGCATACTTATTGATCAGTCGTGCCAGGGAACGAGCCATACCAGTCTCCACCGTTAAATGAAAAGGTAATCAACAAAAACAGATGGGACTGATGTAGCAAGAGCAGCGCCAAAGCGCGCAAAGTGTCATTACTGATTTTCGATAGCCGCTTTCTCAAAATGAGAAACACGGGCGCTGACTGACGCTCATGCCAGAAAATGAGGTGATGCAGGCCGGAAACAGCCTGCCGATGGCGTGCCCGACCGCAGCTGCATCGGACAGGAGGCATTATCGGGGTGCAGAAAAAGCGCGTTTTGCACCCTTAGTGTGAAGGTTATTTGTGCAATGCGCGTTCTTGTTTTGTGAAGCCGGGTGGCTAAAGGTGGGTAGCTATTATGTCAGCGGCCAGAAGTCCGCGTGGGATTGGCACAGTATCAGCTGGTCAGCGGGGAAACGCCGTTTATAGAATCGTCCGTTGTCGATCCACCCGCACCAGACACCCTGTTCGGCCGTTTCCAGCACCACCATGGTTTTTCTCCTTTTGCGGCGGCGCACAATAGAACCTGGCGGCAGCATTATTACCCCTGCACCGATTTGATAATAAAATCATTGGTTTTTCGCAGCATCGTAATATCTGGCTTGATCTTGCCGTAGACGCGCATGCCTTCCAGCATCATAAAAATGCATTCGGCCATCACCGCGGCGCTTTCATCGTTGCGGAACACGCCCTGCTGCTGGCCTTTCTGCAAAATGCTGGTCAGGCGCGCCACAATACCGCGGAATTTATACTCAACCCTGGCGCGCACATCAGCGTCACCCGGCAGCAATTCGCACGCCGCCGCGATGGTAAAGCAGCCTTTTTCCCCCTCCGGACCCGATGAAACCAGCGCGACAAACTCCAGCGTCTCACGCAGGGCATCAACCGGCGTCAGCTCATCATCACGTTGCTTACCGCGCACCAGCCCGGCATCCATATATTGCTGAAGTGCGGCCAGAAAGATCGACCGTTTGTCAGCATAGAGTTTATAAATGCTCGCGCTGGCCAGTCCCGATGCCTTCATCAAATCCGCCATCGACGTCGCCCGGTAGCCCTGCTGCCAAAAGCAATCGAGTGCCGAATTGAGAAAATCCTGGGGGTCAAACTCTCTGGGCCTGCCTGCGTGTTGTCTCATGGTTGCATCCTCTGGCATGTGGTTGCACCAATTGTAGATCGATTAATCTACAATTGAAACCTTCTTTTCTATTGGGGAGCTGAGCAAAAGGTGAAGGTCAGAATGATGGAGAAAGACGAAGGCAGGGTCATTACCCAATCTCCAGTGGCACGATCAATTTTTATGAGGAAAAGGTGCAAAAGCACGAGCTGGCTGGGATATTAAAAATACCACTTCATTGTAAATGAATGGGGGTTTCACAAATTCTGAAAAATATTTATCTAAACATGATTATTTAGAACCTTTCATTGAACTTACCACCAAACCAGGCAACTATCGCAATGGTTACTAGTGTCAACTTACCCCAATGATTCGGTATAAATGTTACGTAAATTACAGCCATAAAGACAATTATCCCAATTGGAATAATTTCCATTAGGATGCCGCCAAATATCCTCTTTATGATATTTATCATTATGTATATTCCTTTAAGACTTTTGCAATATCTTCAGCTGTTGGATCTGATATTTTCTTAATATCATTGATTATATCAGATATAATTGGTTCAATATAAACATAAAGCATCTCAAGATTTGCCCTGTACAATAACCGATAATAGCCGGGGTCTGACATCCTGAGTCGCCTTGCCGCCATAGCTGATTTTTGATTTTTTCCATACATTTGCGCGGCAGAAAACCAAATCATTCCCATACTGCCAACACGATTTTTTACAGCCAGCGTTGTATTCGTAGCATTAGCAATAGCCTCAGCAATTGAATAAGAGAAGGCTTTATTTGTTGTACGAGCAGCAACTATTCCAGCGACAACGCCTGCAGTCTTTTTCAAACCATGATTTGCAGCTTCTATTGGCCTCTCTTCATACTTAGAAAAAAGATACTTTATGTATAAATCTATCATGAAGGCAATTATGTCTCTCCGCCTGTAGAGTTCCTTTATTGCTTTTAACATCCTTAAATCTTCATGCCCGATTTCTTTGCAAACATCCTGATACTTATCAAAAAAACATGACGAATACCATGAGGCTCTTTCTATTCCGTGATATACATCATCAAGAGTATTATAAGCACCGATTGCTGTTCCCTTAATGCCTTTCTCTAAGGTTAAACTTAACTCTTTTTCGGTGCTGAATTTTAACCTCAGGTAATCTGATGCGTTCATTAATTTTCATCCTTAATAATTAATAACATACTCATTAAATACATGTTAAAAATGGATGTATATGCATGCCTGGGCAGGTAAATTAAGGATGATACAGGTTTTTTTGAGGGCCTTATTCGATAGCGATCAAAAAATTGATATACAAGCCGGAATAATGGGGAAAGACAAAGCCGGGACAGAAAGCCCCGGCGGGGTTAATACGCTTAAATTCAGGCTGTCGCTATACTCGCCAGCGTGACTTCAGCCTGGTCATTGGCTACGGCAACACCATCGATAAACAGCGGGCGCGTTTCGCCTGCTGGCAGGGTGACTTTCAGAGTCTGCCAGGCTGGCTTATAACTTCCTTTGCGGTTGAAACGCAGATGAATGGCCGCCGCATCGCATGTCATTTCCCAGTTCAGCCACAACGCGTTACCTTTCTGATAGCCCCATGACTCGCCATCATCTTCGAACAACAGCCCCGCACAGGAACCTTTGCCTTGGAGCGGATACAGTCGCAGTTCGCGTTGATCGTCGGCCCTTGCATCAACATGGCGCAGACGCTGGCTTAATGGCAGCCCGGCACCGGCCCGCACCAGCATCGGTTGCTGCTCCAGCGGTGCATCCAGGATGATCCACTGACCACCGCTGTACCACTGATGCGTCGCAAAATCATACCAGCCGGTTTGATTGTCCGGCAGCCACAGGCGACGCTCACGCTGTCCAGGCTCGACCACGCTGGCCACCAGCAAATCACGCCCGAGCAGGAATTCGTCACATTCGACGCTGGTTTGTGCGTCATGTTCATGATCGAGGAAGGTCGGACGCAACATCGGTTCATCATCCGCATGCGCCTGCCACAACAGGGTGTAGAGATACGGCAGCAGGCGGTAGCGCAATTCGATTGCCGCGCGAATGGCAGGCGTTACCGCCGGATACATCCAGGGTTCATTGACGGTGTGATCATCATTCCACGAATGGATGGTAAAACGCGGATGCATCACACCATTTTGTACCCAGCGCACAAACAGTTCGGCATCAGGCTTATCCCCTGAGAAACCGCCGACATCGTGGCCGACGTTATACAAACCGGAGAGACTCATCCCCAGCCCCATACGAATGTTGTAACGCAGTGACGTCCAGTTGGTGCGGTTATCACCACTCCAGGTTTGCACGTAGCGTTGCATCCCGGCACAACCCGAGCGGGAAATCAGGAAAGGACGCTTTTCCGGGGCAAAGCGCTGCTGCGCTTCCATTGAGGCACGCATCATTAACAATGGCATCACCGGGCGGATATGCTTGATGGCGATCGGCGTGCCGAAGCCGTGACAACGCGCTTCACCATCCCAGACTTCATATTCGTTGTTATCATTCCAGGTGGAATCGATGCCCTTTTCCAGCAGTTGCCGGGTCACATTTTCCTGCCACCAGGCCACCGCGTCCGGATGGGTAAAATCGAGGTGCGAACCTTCGTCATCCCAGAACACCGAACGCTCAGGGGCATCCTGCTCCGAATCGCGGATAAACAGCCCTCTGGCTGCCACTTCTTCATAACGCGGATGATCCTGTAACAGGCAAGGTTTGATGTTCGCAGCCAGGCGCAGACCCGCATCGTGAAACGCCTGACTCATCGCTTCCGGCTGCGGCACCTTGTCGTAGTTCCAGTTGAACACATAACGCTTGTTGTTGATCGAGGTGTAGCCGGAAGAGAGCTGGAACGAATCACACGGAATATCGTGTTCTTCACACAGGCGGATAAAATTCATCAGCTGATTCTGCGCATCCGGCGCATCGGTGTAATGCATGGTGGAACCACTGTAGCCGAGGCTCCATTTTGGACCAAACAAGGTTTTCCCTGTCAGACGGACAAAGGTTTTGGTGACATCCAGCACTTTGTCGCCGATAAACAGGTAATAATCAATATCGCCACTCTCAGCCTGCCAGCGGCGATACGGCTGGTGATAGTTATCCAGCTCATTCCCGAGATCGAACCAGCTGCTGCTGAGGTTATCGTAATACAGGCCGAAGCTGACGTCCTGGCGACGGGTGATGGTAAAGGGAACGTGTTTATACAACGGATCGGTTGAGGAGGCGTTGTATCCCATCGCATCCAGGTTGCGCATTTCATAGCGCTTGCCATTACGCTGCAAATCACCGGCCTTCTCA
The window above is part of the Pantoea cypripedii genome. Proteins encoded here:
- a CDS encoding ABC transporter permease, whose translation is MKTSMAGTMKNSMSPESGLLPEPSPWQRVFRRLLGHHSMTLGVVILGVIVVLAILAPLISPHDPYAQDVSNRLIPPVWFEKGHWDHLLGTDKLGRDYFSRLLYGARVSLTIGLVSVMLSGFIGITLGILAGYFGGRVDALVSYILTVRLAMPVILVALALASLIGGSVKVVIVLLGLLLWDRFLIVSRSVTRQLREAEFIAAAQTLGASSWFIMLREILPNLLGPLTVVVTLEIAHAILLEATLSFLGLGVQPPMPSWGLMVAEGKAYMFFQPWVILIPGVVLALLVLSINLVGDGLRDITALDGRN
- a CDS encoding ABC transporter permease — encoded protein: MLRFIFHRLLVALAVLFTVAVVSFSLLHLSGDLAIAIAGPDASAETVEQIRVQNGLDQPLVTQFSHWFWSALHLDFGRSFYFENTVMELVGQRMPVTLQLGGVALLLALVVAIPLGVLAAVFRDSWVDRCAMFISVLGQAIPNFWFALVLILIFAVGLKWLPVAGNGSWQHFVLPAVALGYYAMPSLMRLTRSGMLDVLGADYIRTAHAKGLSAFKVVVKHGLRNAIIPVVALATVELGFMLGGSVVIESVFSLQGLGQLAWDSISRNDFPVVQAIVLIIAIFYIGLTFLADVLNAVLDPRLRSK
- a CDS encoding ABC transporter substrate-binding protein, producing MARSLARLINKYALTALLLGCASYSYAGKQNDTLVYASDNEVENISPYHNNLREGVILAHMVWDTLIYRDPQSGEYKPELASDWKWESPTSLLLHLRKDVKFHNGDPFTADDVVYTFQNIAGPGTASVVPQSVDWIDHVEKVDDYTVRLHLKKPFPAALEYLSGPTPIYPAKYFQQVKLEGFSKAPIGTGPYRIVKVIPGQGVDMVKNPDYFKESPVGQPKIGKINFVVIRDPEARVAQLMTGQVDWIWRVAADQVEPLSTMPNIAVKSGETMRVGFLALNTNASGPEGVPMKDLRVRQAINYAINRQGIVDNLVRGGSKPVYTACFRAQVACNDSQVTHYNYDPAKAKQLLAEAGYPNGFDTDLWAYRERDYAEAIIGDLRKVGIRARLHFVQYPVMATALSSGQAPMAFNTWGSFSINDVSAFTTPYFGGKGSDIWKDSELTAMLQKADATVDAQQRSEQYAAALGRISSQAYMAPLFSYSTNYAFNSELNFQDWPDELPRFAQASWK
- a CDS encoding TetR/AcrR family transcriptional regulator yields the protein MRQHAGRPREFDPQDFLNSALDCFWQQGYRATSMADLMKASGLASASIYKLYADKRSIFLAALQQYMDAGLVRGKQRDDELTPVDALRETLEFVALVSSGPEGEKGCFTIAAACELLPGDADVRARVEYKFRGIVARLTSILQKGQQQGVFRNDESAAVMAECIFMMLEGMRVYGKIKPDITMLRKTNDFIIKSVQG